From the genome of Chroicocephalus ridibundus chromosome 1, bChrRid1.1, whole genome shotgun sequence, one region includes:
- the CEP83 gene encoding centrosomal protein of 83 kDa isoform X1: MDALGTLLPPVVGNGDTANSQELQKLLIDEKMRCEHHKANYQTIKAEHLRLQEEYTKSQDELKRLLVEKQTVHDKFQLLLAEYREELLGKTQELEKMKMQVLTPQKLELLKAQIQQELESPMTERYRKLENEVEKYRTEYNKLRYEHTFLKSEFEHQKEEHARILEEKKIKYEAEIARLDKDKEELHNQLLSVDPTRDSKRVEALSREKAQLYQKLKGLEAEVAELRAERDNCGVQAENVQRVQVRQLAEMQALTRSLEAEKKSAELQIGRLEKELQMSHEQNILLTSKLHKSEREVNSLAAKVEELKHSHKLEVTNVKLEAARTKSDVERERNKIQSEMDGLLSDKEILKAAVERHKVLLVEKDRELIRKVQAAKEEVFEKIAALQDEKLELENRLADLEKMKMEQDTWRQSEKDQYEEKLRVVQMAEESSKKELQRLRLKMQQQAIQTEELEEKKRESVDLKQQIHDLQLQLASLSQSENDLLESNQKLKEIIERLKQECQHARTQAEKAQLETEKTLEYKRIEWLEEKHVLTQRITEKEEKYNQVKNRLCRAAVAQKKRKTLTDNKQRRMQEKLELLEAKIEELEKENQVLNRQNVSYEEYARLQKRLKDLQRRHNEFRSLILNPNIPSLNPVSIMSSSALPPGPEASFPLLQEEQHQRELSLLRKRLEELETTQRKQLEDLGPSRERATGGAYRTLARNRLTGEGDAQSEDSK, translated from the exons ATGGATGCTTTGGGCACTCTTCTTCCTCCCGTGGTTGGAAATGGTGATACGGCTAATTCACAAGAATTACAAAAACTTCTGATTGATGAAAAAATGCGATGTGAACACCATAAAGCAAACTATCAAACGATAAAGGCAGAACATCTAAG ATTACAAGAGGAATATACAAAATCACAAGATGAACTGAAGCGGTTGTTAGTTGAAAAGCAGACTGTACATGACAAATTTCAGCTTCTTCTGGCTGAATATCGAGAGGAGTTGCTGGGTAAAACAcaagagctggaaaaaatgaagatgCAG GTGCTAACTCCTCAAAAATTAGAACTGttaaaagcacaaatacagcagGAATTGGAATCTCCTATGACAGAACGTTATCGGAAACTAGAAAAT GAAGTGGAAAAATACAGGACAGAATATAACAAACTTCGTTATGAACACACTTTCCTGAAATCAGAATTCGAACATCAAAAGGAAGAACATGCCCGTattttagaagagaagaaaatcaaatatgAGGCTGAG ATTGCAAGGCTGGATAAAGATAAAGAAGAACTCCATAATCAGCTGCTTAGTGTTGATCCCACGAGGGACAGTAAACGCGTGGAGGCGCTCTCTAGAGAAAAGGCACAACTGTATCAGAAATTAAAAGGCTTAGAAGCAGAAGTAGCAGAACTAAGAGCAGAAAGAGACAATTGTGGTGTGCAAGCGGAAAATGTTCAAAGAGTACAAGTACGACAGTTAGCTGAGATGCAGGCTCTGACAAGGTCTCTAGAG GCAGAAAAGAAGTCTGCTGAACTACAGATTGGTCGACTTGAGAAAGAACTGCAGATGAGTCACGAGCAAAACATTCTCTTAACTAGCAAACTTCACAAATCTGAACGAGAAGTCAATTCCTTAGCTGCTAAA GTAGAAGAACTTAAACATTCACATAAATTGGAAGTAACAAATGTCAAACTGGAGGCAGCAAGAACAAAGAGTGAtgtagaaagagagagaaacaagatTCAAAGTGAAATGGATG GATTGCTGTCAGACAAGGAAATCCTTAAGGCAGCTGTTGAACGTCATAAGGTGCTGTTAGTAGAAAAGGATCGGGAGCTAATTCGTAAAGTGCAAGCTGCCAAAGaggaagtttttgaaaaaatTGCAGCCTTACAGGATGAAAA GTTAGAACTCGAGAACAGATTAGCTGATCTAGAGAAGATGAAGATGGAACAAGATACTTGGAGACAATCTGAAAAGGATCAGTATGAAGAGAAACTACGTGTTGTACAGATGGCAGAAGAATCTAGCAAAAAGGAACTTCAGCGTTTGCG attaaaaatgcAACAGCAAGCTATTCAGACAGAGGAGTTGGAAGAAAAGAAACGTGAAAGTGTTGATCTGAAACAG caaattCATGACCTGCAACTCCAGCTTGCCTCACTTTCTCAATCAGAAAATGATTTGCTGGAGTCCAAtcagaagctgaaggaaataatAGAGAGATTAAAACAGGAATGTCAACATGCAAGGACTCAGGCAGAAAAAGCTCAACTGGAaacagagaa gactTTAGAATACAAACGTATAGAATGGCTGGAGGAGAAGCACGTGCTTACCCAGCGCATCacggagaaagaagagaaatacaacCAAGTGAAGAACAGGCTGTGTCGGGCTGCTGTTGCTCAGAAAAAG AGAAAGACTCTCACTGATAATAAACAAAGGAGGATGCAAGAGAAACTAGAACTTTTGGAAGCCAAGATAGAAgagctagaaaaagaaaatcaggtgCTAAATAG GCAGAATGTTTCCTATGAAGAATATGCGCGCCTCCAGAAGAGACTAAAGGACTTGCAACGTAGGCACAATGAATTCCGGAGTTTAATTCTGAATCCTAACATACCGTCGCTCAATCCAGTCAGTATAATGTCATCATCTGCCTTGCCTCCTGGGCCTGAAGCCTCCTTCCCCCTTCTTCAG gaGGAACAGCATCAGAGAGAGCTTTCCCTGCTTCGCAAGCGGTTGGAAGAACTAGAAaccacacagagaaaacagctgGAAGATCTTGGGCCATCCAGAGAGCGAGCAACGGGGGGCGCGTACAGGACCTTGGCTAGGAACAGGCTCACTGGAGAGGGCGATGCCCAAAGTGAGGACTCCAAATAG
- the CEP83 gene encoding centrosomal protein of 83 kDa isoform X2: MDALGTLLPPVVGNGDTANSQELQKLLIDEKMRCEHHKANYQTIKAEHLRLQEEYTKSQDELKRLLVEKQTVHDKFQLLLAEYREELLGKTQELEKMKMQVLTPQKLELLKAQIQQELESPMTERYRKLENEVEKYRTEYNKLRYEHTFLKSEFEHQKEEHARILEEKKIKYEAEIARLDKDKEELHNQLLSVDPTRDSKRVEALSREKAQLYQKLKGLEAEVAELRAERDNCGVQAENVQRVQVRQLAEMQALTRSLEAEKKSAELQIGRLEKELQMSHEQNILLTSKLHKSEREVNSLAAKVEELKHSHKLEVTNVKLEAARTKSDVERERNKIQSEMDGLLSDKEILKAAVERHKVLLVEKDRELIRKVQAAKEEVFEKIAALQDEKLELENRLADLEKMKMEQDTWRQSEKDQYEEKLRVVQMAEESSKKELQRLRLKMQQQAIQTEELEEKKRESVDLKQQIHDLQLQLASLSQSENDLLESNQKLKEIIERLKQECQHARTQAEKAQLETEKTLEYKRIEWLEEKHVLTQRITEKEEKYNQVKNRLCRAAVAQKKRKTLTDNKQRRMQEKLELLEAKIEELEKENQVLNRMFPMKNMRASRRD, from the exons ATGGATGCTTTGGGCACTCTTCTTCCTCCCGTGGTTGGAAATGGTGATACGGCTAATTCACAAGAATTACAAAAACTTCTGATTGATGAAAAAATGCGATGTGAACACCATAAAGCAAACTATCAAACGATAAAGGCAGAACATCTAAG ATTACAAGAGGAATATACAAAATCACAAGATGAACTGAAGCGGTTGTTAGTTGAAAAGCAGACTGTACATGACAAATTTCAGCTTCTTCTGGCTGAATATCGAGAGGAGTTGCTGGGTAAAACAcaagagctggaaaaaatgaagatgCAG GTGCTAACTCCTCAAAAATTAGAACTGttaaaagcacaaatacagcagGAATTGGAATCTCCTATGACAGAACGTTATCGGAAACTAGAAAAT GAAGTGGAAAAATACAGGACAGAATATAACAAACTTCGTTATGAACACACTTTCCTGAAATCAGAATTCGAACATCAAAAGGAAGAACATGCCCGTattttagaagagaagaaaatcaaatatgAGGCTGAG ATTGCAAGGCTGGATAAAGATAAAGAAGAACTCCATAATCAGCTGCTTAGTGTTGATCCCACGAGGGACAGTAAACGCGTGGAGGCGCTCTCTAGAGAAAAGGCACAACTGTATCAGAAATTAAAAGGCTTAGAAGCAGAAGTAGCAGAACTAAGAGCAGAAAGAGACAATTGTGGTGTGCAAGCGGAAAATGTTCAAAGAGTACAAGTACGACAGTTAGCTGAGATGCAGGCTCTGACAAGGTCTCTAGAG GCAGAAAAGAAGTCTGCTGAACTACAGATTGGTCGACTTGAGAAAGAACTGCAGATGAGTCACGAGCAAAACATTCTCTTAACTAGCAAACTTCACAAATCTGAACGAGAAGTCAATTCCTTAGCTGCTAAA GTAGAAGAACTTAAACATTCACATAAATTGGAAGTAACAAATGTCAAACTGGAGGCAGCAAGAACAAAGAGTGAtgtagaaagagagagaaacaagatTCAAAGTGAAATGGATG GATTGCTGTCAGACAAGGAAATCCTTAAGGCAGCTGTTGAACGTCATAAGGTGCTGTTAGTAGAAAAGGATCGGGAGCTAATTCGTAAAGTGCAAGCTGCCAAAGaggaagtttttgaaaaaatTGCAGCCTTACAGGATGAAAA GTTAGAACTCGAGAACAGATTAGCTGATCTAGAGAAGATGAAGATGGAACAAGATACTTGGAGACAATCTGAAAAGGATCAGTATGAAGAGAAACTACGTGTTGTACAGATGGCAGAAGAATCTAGCAAAAAGGAACTTCAGCGTTTGCG attaaaaatgcAACAGCAAGCTATTCAGACAGAGGAGTTGGAAGAAAAGAAACGTGAAAGTGTTGATCTGAAACAG caaattCATGACCTGCAACTCCAGCTTGCCTCACTTTCTCAATCAGAAAATGATTTGCTGGAGTCCAAtcagaagctgaaggaaataatAGAGAGATTAAAACAGGAATGTCAACATGCAAGGACTCAGGCAGAAAAAGCTCAACTGGAaacagagaa gactTTAGAATACAAACGTATAGAATGGCTGGAGGAGAAGCACGTGCTTACCCAGCGCATCacggagaaagaagagaaatacaacCAAGTGAAGAACAGGCTGTGTCGGGCTGCTGTTGCTCAGAAAAAG AGAAAGACTCTCACTGATAATAAACAAAGGAGGATGCAAGAGAAACTAGAACTTTTGGAAGCCAAGATAGAAgagctagaaaaagaaaatcaggtgCTAAATAG AATGTTTCCTATGAAGAATATGCGCGCCTCCAGAAGAGACTAA
- the CEP83 gene encoding centrosomal protein of 83 kDa isoform X3, which yields MTERYRKLENEVEKYRTEYNKLRYEHTFLKSEFEHQKEEHARILEEKKIKYEAEIARLDKDKEELHNQLLSVDPTRDSKRVEALSREKAQLYQKLKGLEAEVAELRAERDNCGVQAENVQRVQVRQLAEMQALTRSLEAEKKSAELQIGRLEKELQMSHEQNILLTSKLHKSEREVNSLAAKVEELKHSHKLEVTNVKLEAARTKSDVERERNKIQSEMDGLLSDKEILKAAVERHKVLLVEKDRELIRKVQAAKEEVFEKIAALQDEKLELENRLADLEKMKMEQDTWRQSEKDQYEEKLRVVQMAEESSKKELQRLRLKMQQQAIQTEELEEKKRESVDLKQQIHDLQLQLASLSQSENDLLESNQKLKEIIERLKQECQHARTQAEKAQLETEKTLEYKRIEWLEEKHVLTQRITEKEEKYNQVKNRLCRAAVAQKKRKTLTDNKQRRMQEKLELLEAKIEELEKENQVLNRQNVSYEEYARLQKRLKDLQRRHNEFRSLILNPNIPSLNPVSIMSSSALPPGPEASFPLLQEEQHQRELSLLRKRLEELETTQRKQLEDLGPSRERATGGAYRTLARNRLTGEGDAQSEDSK from the exons ATGACAGAACGTTATCGGAAACTAGAAAAT GAAGTGGAAAAATACAGGACAGAATATAACAAACTTCGTTATGAACACACTTTCCTGAAATCAGAATTCGAACATCAAAAGGAAGAACATGCCCGTattttagaagagaagaaaatcaaatatgAGGCTGAG ATTGCAAGGCTGGATAAAGATAAAGAAGAACTCCATAATCAGCTGCTTAGTGTTGATCCCACGAGGGACAGTAAACGCGTGGAGGCGCTCTCTAGAGAAAAGGCACAACTGTATCAGAAATTAAAAGGCTTAGAAGCAGAAGTAGCAGAACTAAGAGCAGAAAGAGACAATTGTGGTGTGCAAGCGGAAAATGTTCAAAGAGTACAAGTACGACAGTTAGCTGAGATGCAGGCTCTGACAAGGTCTCTAGAG GCAGAAAAGAAGTCTGCTGAACTACAGATTGGTCGACTTGAGAAAGAACTGCAGATGAGTCACGAGCAAAACATTCTCTTAACTAGCAAACTTCACAAATCTGAACGAGAAGTCAATTCCTTAGCTGCTAAA GTAGAAGAACTTAAACATTCACATAAATTGGAAGTAACAAATGTCAAACTGGAGGCAGCAAGAACAAAGAGTGAtgtagaaagagagagaaacaagatTCAAAGTGAAATGGATG GATTGCTGTCAGACAAGGAAATCCTTAAGGCAGCTGTTGAACGTCATAAGGTGCTGTTAGTAGAAAAGGATCGGGAGCTAATTCGTAAAGTGCAAGCTGCCAAAGaggaagtttttgaaaaaatTGCAGCCTTACAGGATGAAAA GTTAGAACTCGAGAACAGATTAGCTGATCTAGAGAAGATGAAGATGGAACAAGATACTTGGAGACAATCTGAAAAGGATCAGTATGAAGAGAAACTACGTGTTGTACAGATGGCAGAAGAATCTAGCAAAAAGGAACTTCAGCGTTTGCG attaaaaatgcAACAGCAAGCTATTCAGACAGAGGAGTTGGAAGAAAAGAAACGTGAAAGTGTTGATCTGAAACAG caaattCATGACCTGCAACTCCAGCTTGCCTCACTTTCTCAATCAGAAAATGATTTGCTGGAGTCCAAtcagaagctgaaggaaataatAGAGAGATTAAAACAGGAATGTCAACATGCAAGGACTCAGGCAGAAAAAGCTCAACTGGAaacagagaa gactTTAGAATACAAACGTATAGAATGGCTGGAGGAGAAGCACGTGCTTACCCAGCGCATCacggagaaagaagagaaatacaacCAAGTGAAGAACAGGCTGTGTCGGGCTGCTGTTGCTCAGAAAAAG AGAAAGACTCTCACTGATAATAAACAAAGGAGGATGCAAGAGAAACTAGAACTTTTGGAAGCCAAGATAGAAgagctagaaaaagaaaatcaggtgCTAAATAG GCAGAATGTTTCCTATGAAGAATATGCGCGCCTCCAGAAGAGACTAAAGGACTTGCAACGTAGGCACAATGAATTCCGGAGTTTAATTCTGAATCCTAACATACCGTCGCTCAATCCAGTCAGTATAATGTCATCATCTGCCTTGCCTCCTGGGCCTGAAGCCTCCTTCCCCCTTCTTCAG gaGGAACAGCATCAGAGAGAGCTTTCCCTGCTTCGCAAGCGGTTGGAAGAACTAGAAaccacacagagaaaacagctgGAAGATCTTGGGCCATCCAGAGAGCGAGCAACGGGGGGCGCGTACAGGACCTTGGCTAGGAACAGGCTCACTGGAGAGGGCGATGCCCAAAGTGAGGACTCCAAATAG